The Streptomyces sp. NBC_01255 genome window below encodes:
- a CDS encoding MFS transporter has product MRWYLAGIVVSGFGTTAMWLVSGIWVKSLTGSDSLAALAAFALWAPVLLGPLLGTLADRVRRRPLLVVLNAAMALLLPVLLWVESADRVWLLFAVLVLYGAQGAVHEAAEQTLVATTLDEGRLGTFNGLRMTANESMKLIAPLVAAGLFARYGGGPVALLDAASFALAAVLFALMPVREERPARPAERHWWRETAEGVRLLRASPVLRPLVATGGFTMLLAGVNGAAIYAVVDSGLGRSPAYAGVLYAVQGVGSVLAGLLTGPLLRRVPERVLAAAGLALFAVAVGVRALPYEATALAASAVIGLGMPWVLVATMTAVQREAPAEAVGRVAATAHTLVFAPNALAMALGAGLVAVVDVRVLLPVLAVAGTVWAAALAVRGAGPGGDMGEGRSESTEGKGDTGRSLADGLAVRGGQGAGSMEGGA; this is encoded by the coding sequence ATGCGTTGGTATCTGGCAGGCATCGTCGTGTCCGGATTCGGTACGACGGCCATGTGGCTGGTCTCCGGGATCTGGGTCAAGTCCCTCACCGGTTCGGACAGTCTGGCGGCACTCGCCGCCTTCGCCCTGTGGGCGCCCGTCCTCCTCGGCCCGCTGCTCGGCACGCTCGCCGACCGGGTGCGGCGGCGGCCCCTCCTCGTCGTCCTGAACGCGGCGATGGCGCTCCTGCTGCCCGTGCTCCTGTGGGTGGAGTCGGCGGACCGGGTGTGGCTGCTGTTCGCGGTGCTCGTGCTGTACGGGGCCCAGGGCGCCGTTCACGAGGCCGCCGAGCAGACGCTCGTCGCGACGACGCTCGACGAGGGGCGGCTCGGCACCTTCAACGGGCTCAGGATGACCGCGAACGAGTCGATGAAGCTGATCGCCCCGCTGGTGGCGGCGGGCCTCTTCGCCCGCTACGGAGGCGGCCCGGTCGCGCTCCTCGACGCGGCGAGCTTCGCGCTCGCGGCGGTGCTGTTCGCGCTGATGCCCGTCCGGGAGGAACGCCCCGCGCGGCCCGCGGAGCGGCACTGGTGGCGGGAGACGGCCGAGGGCGTCCGGCTCCTCCGGGCCTCGCCCGTGCTGCGGCCGCTGGTGGCGACGGGCGGGTTCACGATGCTGCTCGCCGGGGTGAACGGGGCCGCGATCTACGCCGTGGTGGACAGCGGGCTCGGGCGCTCCCCCGCGTACGCCGGTGTGCTGTACGCGGTCCAGGGCGTGGGCTCGGTCCTCGCGGGCCTGCTCACGGGCCCCCTGCTGCGGCGGGTCCCGGAGCGGGTGCTCGCCGCCGCCGGTCTCGCGCTGTTCGCGGTGGCCGTGGGCGTACGGGCGCTGCCGTACGAGGCGACGGCCCTGGCGGCGAGTGCGGTGATCGGTCTGGGAATGCCGTGGGTCCTCGTCGCCACCATGACGGCGGTCCAGCGGGAGGCCCCCGCGGAGGCGGTGGGCCGGGTGGCGGCGACCGCGCACACCCTGGTCTTCGCCCCGAACGCGCTGGCCATGGCGCTCGGTGCCGGTCTGGTCGCGGTGGTCGACGTCCGGGTCCTGCTGCCGGTCCTCGCGGTGGCGGGGACGGTCTGGGCCGCCGCGCTCGCGGTCCGGGGCGCGGGACCTGGCGGGGACATGGGCGAGGGCAGGAGCGAGAGCACGGAGGGCAAGGGGGACACGGGCCGGAGCCTGGCGGACGGGCTCGCAGTGCGGGGCGGCCAGGGGGCGGGGAGCATGGAGGGGGGCGCGTAG
- a CDS encoding SpoIIE family protein phosphatase, translating to MNARAGREGREGKTARDGKTARDGRTGLRSVAGQVFALEALIALLVIVAAVFITFQQARQDTEQDARIRSLAVAESVARAPGIADALTSPDPTAELQKRAEEIRLATRIDFVAVLSPDGVRYTDSDTSLIGTKATGDLSRAAVDGNSFTEVFRGAPNDAVRAVVPVVDDQGRIVGLVSSGIEVENIAQSVEGRLLVLAAAGTGALVLAVGGAALVSRRLRRQTHGLGPAEMTRMKEHHEAVLHAVREGVLIVGPDHRLLLANDEARRLLGLSAEAERRHVSELGLDPRTVELLTSGRAATDEVHRAGDRLLAVSVRPTLPDNAESGSVMTMRDTTELAAVTGRAAVARGRLQLLYEAGVRIGTTLEVVRTAEELAEVAVPRFADFATVELLEPVLRGEEPPEGAATTTEMRRTALSGLRPDQPLQPVGDTIRFDVSSTPMATALAAGHAMAQAELASAEGWREQDPEGAAQALAYGMHSLLTVPLLARGVVLGMANFWRADTPEPFGEEDLSFAEELAARAAVAIDNARRFTREHAMAVTLQRSLLPRALPEQSAVEVAYRYLPAKAGVGGDWFDVIPLPGARVALVVGDVVGHGLHAAATMGRLRTAVHNFSTLDVPPDELLGHLDELTARIDHREMEGPDAEGRRRDEGITGATCLYAIYDPASGRCTVASAGHPGPALVGLDGQVTFPELAPGLPLGLGLGDVPFETAELWLPEGSKLVLFTDGLLEDRGRDLDTGLALLGSTLARPDRTPEQTCADVLATLLSPSPRDDIALLVARTRLLDRERIAEWEVTRDPSAVSPVRNAAAAKLSEWGLDGLAFTAELILSELITNAVRYGADPVRVRLLHDRTLICEVSDGSSTSPHLRHATTTDEGGRGLYLVAQYAERWGTRYGRRGKTIWAELRVVDADAEPLAAAVVPDLDALEDLAW from the coding sequence ATGAACGCCCGGGCGGGCCGGGAAGGCCGGGAAGGCAAGACGGCCCGGGACGGCAAGACGGCCCGGGACGGCAGGACGGGGCTGCGGAGCGTCGCCGGCCAGGTCTTCGCCCTGGAGGCCCTGATCGCCCTCCTCGTGATCGTGGCGGCGGTGTTCATCACGTTCCAGCAGGCACGGCAGGACACCGAGCAGGACGCCCGGATCCGGTCCCTCGCGGTCGCGGAGTCCGTCGCGCGTGCCCCGGGCATCGCCGACGCGCTGACCTCGCCCGATCCGACGGCGGAGCTCCAGAAGAGGGCGGAGGAGATCCGGCTGGCCACGAGGATCGACTTCGTCGCGGTCCTGAGCCCCGACGGGGTGCGGTACACGGACTCGGACACCTCCCTCATCGGCACCAAGGCGACCGGGGACCTCTCGCGCGCGGCGGTGGACGGCAACTCCTTCACCGAGGTCTTCCGCGGCGCGCCGAACGACGCGGTACGGGCCGTGGTCCCCGTGGTGGACGACCAGGGCAGGATCGTGGGCCTGGTCAGCAGCGGCATCGAGGTGGAGAACATCGCGCAGTCCGTGGAAGGCCGGCTGCTTGTGCTCGCGGCCGCGGGGACGGGCGCGCTGGTCCTCGCCGTGGGCGGGGCGGCTCTCGTGAGCCGACGGCTGCGGCGGCAGACGCACGGCCTCGGGCCCGCCGAGATGACCCGGATGAAGGAGCACCACGAGGCGGTCCTGCACGCCGTGCGCGAAGGGGTCCTGATCGTGGGCCCCGACCACCGGCTGCTGCTCGCCAACGACGAGGCGCGCCGGCTGCTCGGTCTGTCGGCGGAGGCGGAGCGGCGGCACGTCTCGGAGCTCGGCCTCGATCCCCGTACGGTCGAACTCCTCACGTCGGGGCGGGCGGCCACGGACGAGGTGCACCGGGCGGGCGACCGACTGCTCGCGGTGAGCGTGCGCCCCACGCTCCCCGACAACGCCGAGTCCGGCAGCGTGATGACGATGCGGGACACCACCGAGCTGGCCGCCGTGACCGGCCGGGCGGCGGTGGCCCGGGGCCGGCTCCAGCTGCTGTACGAGGCGGGGGTGCGGATCGGGACGACGCTGGAGGTCGTACGGACCGCGGAGGAGCTGGCGGAGGTTGCGGTGCCGCGGTTCGCGGACTTCGCGACGGTGGAGCTCCTCGAACCGGTGCTGCGCGGGGAGGAGCCCCCGGAGGGCGCGGCGACGACGACGGAGATGCGGCGGACGGCGCTGAGCGGGCTGCGGCCGGACCAGCCGCTCCAGCCGGTCGGCGACACCATCCGCTTCGACGTGTCCAGCACTCCCATGGCGACGGCCCTGGCGGCGGGCCACGCGATGGCGCAGGCGGAGCTGGCCTCGGCGGAGGGCTGGCGGGAGCAGGACCCGGAGGGGGCGGCGCAGGCCCTCGCGTACGGGATGCACTCGCTGCTCACGGTGCCGCTGCTGGCCCGCGGGGTGGTCCTGGGGATGGCCAACTTCTGGCGCGCGGACACCCCGGAGCCGTTCGGGGAGGAGGACCTGTCGTTCGCGGAGGAGCTGGCGGCGCGGGCGGCGGTGGCGATCGACAACGCCCGCCGGTTCACGCGGGAGCACGCGATGGCGGTGACGCTCCAGCGGAGCCTGCTGCCGAGGGCGCTGCCGGAGCAGAGCGCGGTGGAGGTGGCGTACCGCTACCTCCCGGCGAAGGCGGGGGTGGGCGGCGACTGGTTCGACGTGATCCCGCTGCCGGGGGCCCGGGTGGCGCTGGTGGTGGGGGACGTCGTGGGGCACGGGCTGCACGCGGCGGCCACGATGGGGCGGCTGCGGACGGCCGTGCACAACTTCTCGACGCTCGACGTGCCGCCGGACGAGCTCCTGGGCCATCTCGACGAGCTGACGGCCCGGATCGACCACCGCGAGATGGAGGGCCCGGACGCCGAGGGGCGGCGGCGGGACGAGGGCATCACGGGTGCGACCTGCCTGTACGCGATCTACGACCCGGCGTCCGGGCGGTGCACGGTGGCGAGCGCGGGGCATCCCGGTCCGGCGCTCGTGGGCCTGGACGGGCAGGTCACGTTCCCGGAGCTGGCACCGGGGCTGCCGCTCGGACTCGGACTGGGCGACGTGCCGTTCGAGACGGCGGAGCTGTGGCTGCCGGAGGGGAGCAAGCTGGTGCTCTTCACGGACGGGCTCCTGGAGGACCGGGGGCGGGATCTGGACACGGGTCTCGCGCTGCTGGGATCCACGCTCGCGCGCCCGGACCGGACCCCGGAGCAGACCTGCGCGGACGTCCTGGCGACGCTGCTGTCGCCCTCGCCGCGCGACGACATCGCCCTGCTCGTCGCGCGGACCCGGCTGCTCGACCGGGAGCGGATCGCGGAGTGGGAGGTGACGCGGGACCCGTCGGCGGTCTCGCCCGTACGGAACGCGGCGGCGGCGAAGCTGTCGGAGTGGGGGCTCGACGGGCTCGCGTTCACGGCGGAGCTGATCCTCAGCGAGCTGATCACGAACGCGGTGCGGTACGGCGCCGATCCGGTCCGGGTGCGGCTGCTCCACGACCGCACGCTGATCTGCGAGGTCTCGGACGGCAGCAGCACGTCCCCGCACCTGCGGCACGCGACGACGACCGACGAGGGCGGGCGCGGGCTGTACCTGGTGGCGCAGTACGCGGAGCGCTGGGGCACGCGGTACGGCCGGCGCGGCAAGACGATCTGGGCCGAGCTGCGGGTGGTCGACGCGGACGCGGAGCCGCTGGCGGCGGCGGTGGTGCCGGACCTGGACGCGCTGGAGGACCTGGCCTGGTGA
- a CDS encoding SpoIIE family protein phosphatase, whose product MTAGSFPETAGRAGVPFDGKGLLDVLGVAAVVIDAHGRIVLWSPQAEALFGYSADEALGQYVARLIVGAEHREEAMRLFGEVLHGGSTWAGTFPVRHKDGSTRYVEFRNMRLTDDLGGLYALGIAADRAVVERVETGLALSDRLVSQSPIGLAVLDTDLRYVLVNPALERINGVPAALHLGRRIADMLPGVDAATLEAALRTVLATGSPLLDHQTTGRTPADPDHERTWSVSFYRLDGPEGRVLGVAASVIDVTERHDADAEADRSRRRLALIADASTRVGTTLEVDRTAAELAGVVVPELADIAAVDVLDSVLALRRPGAPEAGPELFRALAVKASGPTEALPAADPPGAVAMYGADRLVTRCVHTGLPVLVEHVGPGDLPRIARSPEAAEQLRRAGVHSYLAVPLIARGEVLGALDLKRDRNPLPFDSDDVLLATELAARAAVSIDNARWYQSVRNSAVTLQRSLLPGKPPERAGLEIAARYQPAQASSEVGGDWYDVIALPDDKTALVVGDVMGSGIDAAATMGRLRTATCAFADLDLSPAQVLRHLDRITAGLEHFIATCLFAVHDPRLGRIRISNAGHLPPVRIPAAGPAELVRLSTGLPLGVGGVTFRTARVPFLPGDVLVLYTDGLVETRDEAIDDRLAVLVGLLDGARGPLEETCDMLLQALRRPGAQDDVALLVARSTG is encoded by the coding sequence GTGACGGCCGGTTCCTTCCCGGAGACGGCGGGGCGGGCGGGTGTGCCGTTCGACGGCAAGGGGCTCCTCGACGTCCTCGGAGTCGCGGCCGTCGTCATCGACGCACACGGCCGCATCGTGCTGTGGAGCCCGCAGGCGGAGGCCCTCTTCGGCTACAGCGCGGACGAGGCCCTCGGCCAGTACGTGGCCCGGCTGATCGTCGGCGCCGAGCACCGCGAGGAGGCGATGCGCCTCTTCGGCGAGGTGCTGCACGGCGGCTCGACCTGGGCGGGCACCTTCCCCGTACGGCACAAGGACGGCAGCACCCGCTACGTGGAGTTCCGCAACATGCGGCTCACCGACGACCTCGGCGGTCTGTACGCGCTGGGAATCGCCGCCGACCGCGCCGTCGTCGAGCGCGTCGAGACCGGCCTCGCCCTCTCCGACCGGCTCGTCTCCCAGTCGCCGATCGGGCTCGCCGTCCTCGACACCGACCTGCGGTACGTCCTCGTGAACCCGGCCCTGGAGCGGATCAACGGCGTCCCGGCCGCGCTGCACCTCGGGCGCCGGATCGCCGACATGCTGCCGGGGGTCGACGCGGCGACCCTTGAGGCGGCGCTGCGCACGGTCCTCGCCACGGGCAGTCCGCTGCTCGACCACCAGACGACGGGGCGGACCCCGGCCGACCCCGATCACGAGCGCACCTGGTCGGTGTCCTTCTACCGGCTGGACGGGCCCGAGGGCCGCGTCCTGGGGGTCGCGGCTTCGGTGATCGACGTGACCGAGCGGCACGACGCCGACGCGGAGGCCGACCGGTCCCGGCGGCGGCTCGCGCTCATCGCGGACGCCTCGACGCGGGTCGGCACCACCCTGGAGGTGGACCGGACGGCCGCCGAACTCGCCGGGGTCGTGGTGCCGGAGCTCGCGGACATCGCGGCCGTCGACGTCCTCGACTCCGTCCTGGCGCTGCGCAGGCCCGGCGCTCCCGAGGCGGGCCCCGAGCTGTTCCGCGCGCTCGCGGTGAAGGCCTCGGGCCCGACGGAGGCCCTGCCGGCCGCGGACCCGCCCGGGGCCGTCGCCATGTACGGGGCGGACCGGCTCGTCACCCGCTGTGTGCACACCGGACTGCCGGTCCTGGTCGAACACGTCGGGCCCGGTGATCTGCCCCGGATCGCGCGGAGCCCCGAGGCGGCGGAGCAGCTCCGGCGGGCCGGGGTCCACTCGTACCTGGCGGTGCCGCTGATCGCGCGCGGGGAGGTGCTCGGCGCGCTCGACCTCAAGCGGGACCGCAATCCGCTGCCCTTCGACAGCGACGACGTGCTGCTCGCGACGGAGCTCGCGGCCCGCGCCGCGGTCAGCATCGACAACGCCCGCTGGTACCAGAGCGTGCGGAACTCGGCGGTGACGCTCCAGCGCAGTCTGCTGCCGGGCAAGCCTCCGGAGCGGGCGGGCCTGGAAATCGCCGCCCGCTACCAGCCGGCGCAGGCGTCGAGCGAGGTCGGCGGTGACTGGTACGACGTGATCGCCCTGCCCGACGACAAGACGGCGCTCGTCGTCGGGGACGTGATGGGCAGCGGGATCGACGCGGCGGCGACGATGGGGCGGCTGCGGACGGCCACCTGCGCGTTCGCGGACCTCGACCTGTCGCCGGCGCAGGTGCTGCGGCACCTGGACCGGATCACGGCGGGCCTCGAGCACTTCATCGCGACCTGCCTCTTCGCCGTGCACGATCCGCGCCTGGGCCGGATCCGGATCTCGAACGCGGGCCATCTGCCCCCCGTGCGGATCCCGGCGGCCGGCCCGGCCGAGCTGGTGCGGCTCTCGACCGGGCTGCCGCTGGGGGTGGGCGGTGTCACCTTCCGGACGGCCCGGGTCCCCTTCCTCCCGGGAGACGTGCTCGTGCTCTACACGGACGGGCTCGTCGAGACGCGCGACGAGGCGATCGACGACCGGCTCGCGGTGCTCGTGGGCCTGCTCGACGGGGCGCGCGGGCCCCTGGAGGAGACCTGCGACATGCTGCTCCAGGCGCTGCGACGGCCGGGCGCCCAGGACGACGTCGCGCTGCTCGTCGCGCGGAGCACGGGATGA